One genomic region from Listeria monocytogenes encodes:
- a CDS encoding lysophospholipid acyltransferase family protein, translating to MFYHFAKNLVHFILIIIGGRFQVQNKDKIIEAPYVVVSTHTSWIEILYLGFALSPTPVHYMAKQELFKGKFLNWLMTHLNAFPVNRDNPGPSAIKAPIRMLKSGKVVGIFPSGTRKTTNLHLKRGAVTIAHKAKVPMLPAVYDGPKTFGEILKRKKIIIRFGDPVLFNDTELDQKELLEVKSQELMATFEQLQNEINQTKNK from the coding sequence TTGTTTTATCATTTCGCAAAAAACCTCGTTCATTTTATTTTAATTATTATTGGTGGACGATTTCAAGTACAAAACAAAGACAAAATCATTGAAGCACCATATGTTGTTGTGTCCACGCATACGTCATGGATTGAAATCTTATACCTTGGTTTCGCCCTATCGCCAACACCAGTCCATTATATGGCCAAACAAGAGCTATTCAAAGGTAAATTTCTTAACTGGCTAATGACACACCTTAACGCCTTTCCAGTCAACCGTGACAATCCTGGACCAAGCGCCATTAAAGCCCCAATCCGGATGCTAAAATCCGGTAAAGTAGTTGGGATTTTCCCGAGTGGAACTAGAAAAACGACCAACCTTCATTTAAAACGCGGTGCAGTAACTATCGCTCATAAAGCAAAAGTTCCAATGCTACCTGCCGTTTATGATGGGCCAAAAACATTTGGAGAAATTTTAAAACGCAAAAAAATCATTATTCGTTTTGGCGACCCGGTACTATTCAATGATACCGAACTTGACCAAAAAGAGCTACTAGAAGTTAAGTCTCAAGAATTAATGGCGACTTTTGAACAACTTCAAAATGAAATTAATCAAACAAAAAACAAATAA
- a CDS encoding CcdC family protein — protein sequence MSLIISIIITLVFGAGIIMIRMKASKRPASVKGIIIPPIMMSTGALMFVIPFFRVSWVDILEAIAMGLVFSVILIWTTKFEIRHKYVFIKRTKAFPVILMGLLLIRIFIKYWISGSLEVGELSGMFWIMAFAMIVPWRIVMYFQYKNTEKELNKVEVSGEYE from the coding sequence GTGTCATTAATCATTTCAATTATCATTACACTTGTTTTTGGAGCTGGAATTATCATGATAAGAATGAAAGCATCGAAGCGTCCAGCAAGTGTGAAAGGGATTATCATACCGCCAATTATGATGTCAACAGGCGCTCTCATGTTTGTTATTCCTTTTTTCCGTGTTTCGTGGGTAGATATTTTAGAAGCTATAGCAATGGGGCTTGTGTTTTCAGTTATTTTAATTTGGACAACGAAATTCGAAATTCGTCACAAGTATGTATTTATTAAACGCACAAAAGCTTTTCCGGTTATTTTGATGGGACTGTTACTCATTCGAATCTTCATTAAGTACTGGATTAGCGGTAGTTTAGAAGTGGGCGAGTTGTCTGGTATGTTTTGGATAATGGCATTTGCAATGATTGTACCGTGGCGAATTGTAATGTATTTCCAATATAAAAATACCGAAAAAGAGCTTAATAAAGTAGAAGTTAGCGGAGAGTACGAATAA
- a CDS encoding exonuclease SbcCD subunit D — MKFLHTADLHLGKIVSGVSMLAEQEYILAQITNIAEEEQVDALILAGDLYDRAVPPADAVKVLNDILVKWNVELGIPIFAISGNHDSAERLAFGSQWYESSKLYMKGKCTSQFDGIPFMDAEVWLVPYHEPAIIRQAFADNSIRSFEDAMQAVTKQIRSKWDTSKAQILVGHAFVSGGIPSDSERQLAIGNVDRVSTDCFDGFTYTALGHLHHPHAIRHPSIFYSGSPLKYSFSEANDHKSVRIVELEGKELISVTERFLTPKHDMRIISGTLAELTENLVENPDDFFQVNLMDEGALIDPMGKLRQFYPNILHLERKKQTLKETQDSFEEIMKKDDLELFGQFFEHVNGTELTETQKQKLADVFEQARKEDAE; from the coding sequence ATGAAATTTTTACATACAGCTGATTTGCATTTAGGAAAAATTGTATCTGGCGTATCGATGCTAGCAGAGCAAGAATATATTTTGGCACAAATAACGAATATTGCCGAGGAAGAACAAGTCGACGCGCTTATTTTAGCAGGAGATTTATATGACCGCGCCGTGCCGCCTGCGGATGCGGTGAAAGTGCTAAATGATATTTTAGTAAAGTGGAATGTAGAACTGGGTATTCCGATATTTGCCATCAGCGGGAATCATGACAGTGCTGAGCGGCTTGCTTTTGGAAGTCAGTGGTATGAAAGTAGTAAGCTATATATGAAGGGAAAATGCACTTCGCAGTTTGACGGGATTCCTTTTATGGATGCTGAAGTATGGCTTGTCCCATATCACGAACCAGCAATCATTCGGCAAGCTTTTGCAGATAATTCGATTCGCAGTTTTGAAGACGCTATGCAAGCCGTGACGAAACAAATCCGGTCCAAATGGGATACAAGCAAGGCGCAAATTTTGGTTGGGCATGCGTTTGTTTCTGGAGGTATTCCGAGTGATTCCGAACGACAACTAGCAATTGGGAATGTGGACCGAGTTTCTACTGATTGTTTTGATGGTTTTACGTATACTGCACTTGGGCACTTGCACCATCCACATGCGATTCGCCACCCGTCTATCTTTTATAGTGGATCTCCTTTAAAATATTCATTTTCAGAAGCAAATGATCATAAAAGTGTGCGGATTGTGGAACTGGAAGGGAAAGAGCTAATTAGTGTGACGGAGCGCTTTCTAACGCCAAAACATGATATGCGCATTATTTCTGGGACACTAGCGGAACTGACGGAAAACTTAGTAGAAAATCCTGATGACTTTTTTCAAGTGAATTTAATGGATGAAGGGGCTTTAATTGATCCAATGGGGAAATTACGCCAATTTTATCCAAATATTTTACATTTAGAGCGTAAAAAACAAACATTAAAAGAAACGCAAGATAGCTTTGAAGAAATAATGAAAAAAGATGATTTAGAGTTATTTGGTCAATTTTTTGAACATGTCAATGGAACAGAATTAACGGAAACACAAAAACAAAAGTTAGCGGATGTTTTTGAACAAGCAAGAAAGGAGGATGCGGAATGA